One stretch of Candida orthopsilosis Co 90-125, chromosome 3 draft sequence DNA includes these proteins:
- a CDS encoding Mtw1 kinetochore component, producing the protein MPNIEHDPRATALLIEHLGFAPIKVVDEVINAVNQIMVQGIEALENYLTNVHAQGQLPENVTPEEILSGTAKLESLIQYKIDFAFDKYELYCLSNIFHIPTNLIDDGWFRLKTHEGIDFTQIQSNPLAKSEYDDEILRMNDLIRQELYKRQYYKLQIVTFDKIKQYLEIVSNKFVKLYDLNVSETATDRSGLTAREILAKLGPVDQTLENVVLQLKDVIRQVELAKQKLSSIDLKNVRFDHNDEYIEKRKARILKNLNLNIESGEESDKQQSEMNGRSDDDDSGVGSDIEMFENITDWDIVYQGVSAAKESRQTEEKLDVEEQVQSSVTDLPLDNE; encoded by the coding sequence ATGCCAAATATTGAGCACGATCCCCGTGCAACAGCACTCCTTATAGAACATTTAGGTTTTGCACCCATAAAAGTCGTTGACGAAGTCATTAACGCTGTCAATCAAATAATGGTTCAAGGTATAGAGGCCCTTGAGAACTACTTGACAAACGTCCATGCTCAAGGACAACTACCGGAAAATGTAACTCCAGAAGAAATACTTTCTGGCACTGCCAAACTAGAATCCCTAATtcaatacaaaattgatttcgcatttgataaatatgAATTGTATTGCTTATCGAATATTTTTCATATTCCAActaatttgattgatgatggatGGTTTCGATTAAAGACGCACGAGGGGATTGATTTCACTCAAATTCAAAGTAATCCTTTGGCGAAACTGGAATACGATGATGAGATTTTACGaatgaatgatttgattagaCAAGAATTGTATAAACGACAATATTAtaaattgcaaattgtTACTTTTGATAAGATTAAGCAGTATCTTGAGATTGTTCTGAATAAGTTTGTTAAACTTTACGATTTGAATGTGCTGGAAACGGCTACCGACAGAAGTGGATTAACGGCGAGGGAGATTTTAGCTAAGTTGGGTCCTGTTGATCAAACGTTAGAGAATGTTGTACTACAGTTGAAAGATGTGATAAGACAAGTTGAACTAGCGAAGCAAAAATTAAGTAgtattgatttgaaaaatgttaGATTTGATcataatgatgaatatatTGAGAAGAGGAAAGCACGTAttttaaagaatttgaatttgaatattgaaTCAGGTGAAGAGTCAGATAAGCAGCAAAGTGAAATGAACGGGCgcagtgatgatgatgatagtGGAGTTGGTTCAGATATTGAGAtgtttgaaaatatcaccGATTGGGATATAGTATACCAGGGGGTTAGTGCCGCTAAGGAAAGTCGGCAGACGGAAGAGAAGTTGGATGTGGAAGAACAGGTGCAGCTGTCTGTAACTGATCTACCGTTGGATAACgaataa
- a CDS encoding Pho23 protein (similar to C. parapsilosis CPAR2_407350 and C. albicans PHO23 similar to S. cerevisiae PHO23) translates to MKETREYRRKERQELQGINEFKNRPRTISHLHELLPGLNDISDAFEALPLDIVKYFTLLKEIDAKCINTVPQINHRIKTYIDNLHVPIEEQNKVKALADKQKRENSQLNVIKNKINEIIPCLEEKMHVTSVATDLLNKHMRRINQDYKLIIQNNEIPENIRIGPLVHPAMILDSSHPARDLNVNGEGVSGGGGYGNNATTAQSQRSESRREALAARKANKDDDKDIGSGTNKKKRSKEQTPLDGKTNSGNNNNSTGGYTDGKKRKNEDRNSSSSSLKKKKKGTDDDEDDEIDDKTDGKKSTSTNIDKLKTSGNSSSGGSHEPTYCYCNQVSFGEMVGCDGDDCKREWFHLPCIGFKNPPKGKWYCDDCLKKMKVKKL, encoded by the coding sequence ATGAAGGAGACTAGAGAGTatagaagaaaagaaaggCAGGAACTTCAAGGaatcaatgaattcaaGAATCGACCTCGCACCATCAGCCATCTTCATGAACTCTTACCAGGATTAAATGACATCAGTGATGCATTTGAAGCATTACCATTAGACATCGTTAAATATTTCACGTTATTGAAAGAAATCGATGCTAAATGTATAAACACCGTGCCACAAATCAACCACAGGATCAAAACCTATATCGACAACTTACACGTCCCTattgaagaacaaaatAAGGTGAAAGCACTAGCAGATAAACAAAAACGAGAAAATTCACAATTGAATGTGATTAAAAACAAGATTAATGAAATTATCCCTTGTCTTGAAGAGAAAATGCATGTCACTTCTGTAGCTACtgatttattgaataaaCATATGCGTCGAATAAATCAAGATTATAAATTAATTATACAAAATAATGAAATCCCAGAGAATATACGTATTGGTCCCTTGGTTCATCCAGCAATGATTCTTGACTCGTCACATCCAGCTAGAGATCTAAACGTCAATGGTGAAGGCGTGAGTGGCGGTGGTGGATATGGAAATAATGCAACTACGGCACAATCACAGCGTAGTGAGAGTAGAAGAGAAGCGTTGGCTGCAAGAAAGGCCAATAAGGATGATGATAAGGATATTGGAAGTGGAACTAATAAAAAGAAGCGAAGTAAGGAACAGACTCCACTAGATGGAAAGACTAATAGTGgaaacaataataatagtACTGGTGGTTACACTGATgggaaaaagagaaagaatgAAGATCGaaattcatcttcttcatcgttgaaaaagaagaaaaaaggaACTGATGACGACGAAGACGATGAAATAGATGACAAAACTGATGGTAAAAAATCCACATCCACaaatattgacaaattaAAAACATCAGGAAATTCTTCAAGTGGCGGATCGCATGAACCAACGTATTGTTATTGTAATCAAGTTTCATTCGGTGAAATGGTTGGttgtgatggtgatgattgTAAACGAGAATGGTTTCATTTACCTTGTATTGGATTTAAGAATCCACCAAAGGGAAAATGGTATTGTGATGATTGTttaaagaagatgaaggtgaagaaGTTGTAA
- a CDS encoding Ras1 RAS signal transduction GTPase — translation MLREYKLVVVGGGGVGKSALTIQLIQSHFVDEYDPTIEDSYRKQCTIDGEQVLLDILDTAGQEEYSAMREQYMRTGEGFLLVYSINSRNSLEELQTFYEQILRVKDSDQVPVLVVGNKCDLEMERQVSYEEGQALANSFNCPFLETSAKLRINVEEAFFDLVKYVRASEEAERQQRLKDEGVSPQQQEQQNKQQAQQYQQQQSSQSQQPQVSQQQQSNGVAVGGGATGAGTAGGRASPGGGAAQRANGAGQSNSRKQQSQQTSGGEKSKSGCCVIV, via the coding sequence ATGTTGAGAGAGTATAAATTGGTAGTAGTAGGTGGAGGTGGTGTTGGTAAATCTGCATTaaccattcaattgattcaatcgcattttgttgatgaatatgacCCCACTATTGAGGACAGTTACCGCAAACAATGTACTATTGATGGTGAACAAGTATTATTGGATATTTTGGATACTGCCGGACAAGAAGAATATTCCGCCATGAGAGAGCAGTACATGAGAACTGGTGAAGGGTTTCTTTTAGTGTATTCTATAAATTCGAGAAATTCTTTGGAGGAATTGCAAACTTTTTATGAACAAATTTTACGTGTTAAAGATAGTGATCAAGTACCGGTATTAGTTGTGGGAAACAAATgtgatttggaaatggaaAGACAAGTTAGTTATGAAGAGGGTCAGGCATTGGCCAATAGTTTCAATTGTCCGTTTTTGGAAACTTCAGCTAAATTGAGaatcaatgttgaagaagcgttttttgatttggttaaGTATGTTCGAGCTAGTGAAGAAGCGGAAAGACAACAACGCTTGAAAGATGAAGGTGTATCGCCACAACAgcaagaacaacaaaataaacaacaagcgcaacaatatcaacaacagcaatcATCACAATCGCAACAACCGCAAGTACtgcagcaacaacaatctaATGGTGTAGCGGTCGGTGGCGGTGCTACTGGTGCAGGAACCGCTGGTGGTAGAGCTTCTCCCGGTGGAGGCGCGGCGCAAAGAGCCAATGGGGCTGGACAAAGCAATTCTCGAAAGCAACAATCTCAACAAACTTCTGGTGGGGAAAAGTCGAAATCAGGATGTTGTGTAATCGTCTAA
- a CDS encoding Ost2 protein (S. cerevisiae homolog OST2 has dolichyl-diphosphooligosaccharide-protein glycotransferase activity, has role in protein N-linked glycosylation and localizes to oligosaccharyltransferase complex), with translation MAKKETAAIKKAQAAKANSSSASFSSSSSPDSILPLQPKSVTTTFNELKSAINTTMQDYFSTLTPKLKLIDLFLAFLVTLGILQFVYVLLIGNFPFNAFLGGFAICVGQFVLLVSLRLQINDSSGEEEGKETVVVKSKSKSKKKSDKGAKGAKGEKGAKGEKGEKGAEDDEVDEVDEIVDVVDVDEDDTDGGKSKKVFTGISPERSFADFIFASLILHFIVIHFIN, from the coding sequence atggCAAAGAAAGAAACAGCAGCAATCAAGAAAGCTCAGGCAGCAAAAGCAAACTCCTCTTCTGCTAGCTtttcctcctcctcctctCCCGATTCAATCCTTCCACTTCAACCAAAATCAGTAACTACAACATTCAACGAACTAAAATCAGCAATAAACACAACCATGCAAGATTATTTCTCCACATTAACTCCCAAAttaaaattgattgatttattcCTTGCGTTTTTGGTAACCTTGGgaattttacaatttgtATATGTGCTTTTGATTGGTAATTTTCCATTTAATGCTTTTCTTGGTGGATTTGCTATATGCGTGGGACAATTTGTGTTGCTAGTTAGTTTAAGATTGCAAATCAACGATAGCAGTGGTGAGGAAGAGGGAAAGGAgactgttgttgtgaagAGTAAAAGTAAGAGTAAGAAGAAGAGTGATAAAGGTGCAAAAGGTGCAAAAGGTGAAAAAGGTGCAAAAGGTGAAAAAGGTGAAAAAGGTGCCGAAGATGACGaggttgatgaagttgacgagattgttgatgttgttgacgttgatgaggatgataCTGACGGTGGTAAGTCTAAGAAGGTGTTTACTGGTATCTCTCCAGAAAGATCGTTCGCAGATTTCATATTTGCTAGTTTGATTTTACATTTTATCGTTATTCACTTTATAAATTAG
- a CDS encoding Oca1 protein phosphatase (member of the PTP family (tyrosine-specific), similar to S. cerevisiae Oca1p) → MAVHQSVPLQGKLSQQLKSNDEEGVNYPGSISTQQQPQLHNPEAEQLQQQKQTHQDGSSTLSRSQLIQHEQQQRLDHASSTNSNLRKISHPPVLRIIPPLNFCPVEKQLYRSGQPSIINQSFLNQLNLKTILWLASEEPNDDFLDYCTSQSVNIEYVGMLNEIEFDLQQQLQPNINPWDSLTEPIITKALELIVDKSNYPMLVCCGMGRHRTGTIVGCLRRLQGWNLASVSEEYRRFTGARGGRILVELLIEEFDVSSVDIDPQKAPSWLKIS, encoded by the coding sequence ATGGCAGTTCATCAGTCGGTTCCTTTGCAAGGCAAGCTaagtcaacaattgaaatctaATGATGAGGAAGGAGTCAATTACCCTGGGTCTATTTCtactcaacaacaaccacaactaCACAATCCAGAGGCAGAGCAACTACAGCAACAGAAACAAACACACCAAGATGGTTCGTCTACGCTATCCCGATCCCAGTTAATCCAACATGAGCAACAGCAAAGATTGGACCATGCATCAAGCACCAATAGCAATTTACGCAAAATAAGTCATCCACCAGTACTACGAATCATCCCACCACTCAATTTCTGCCCCGTTGAAAAACAGTTATACCGGTCAGGACAGCCCTCCATCATAAACCAACtgtttttgaatcaactaaatttgaaaaccaTTTTGTGGCTAGCATCAGAAGAACCAAACGACGATTTCCTAGATTATTGTACATCACAATCAGTCAACATCGAGTACGTGGGaatgttgaatgaaattgaattcgatcttcaacaacaactccaaCCAAATATTAACCCATGGGATTCGTTAACTGAACCAATAATCACTAAAGCATTGGAActtattgttgataaactGAACTATCCTATGTTGGTATGTTGTGGAATGGGGAGACATCGGACTGGAACTATTGTTGGATGTTTGAGGAGACTACAAGGTTGGAATTTGGCTAGTGTTAGTGAAGAGTATCGAAGGTTTACTGGAGCTAGAGGCGGAAGGATTCTTGTGGAGTTGTTGATCGAAGAGTTTGATGTGCTGCTGGTTGATATAGATCCGCAAAAAGCGCCCAGTTGGTTAAAAATTAGCTAA